In Cutaneotrichosporon cavernicola HIS019 DNA, chromosome: 1, one DNA window encodes the following:
- a CDS encoding uncharacterized protein (HPP family) gives MASNGIARPPPALQAVNRHVSMDTPYTNGYSPPSPLKPLPAPSVRDHAPFTWHRDMREYLPPIVRRFFGYREPGTKAPYQPLPFPPFTWFARLPLKYEVWLMSFIASFVGIALIEIVMIAGFPDEGVIMIVASFGASAVLTFATIDSPLAQPRHLVGGQVVSAIASVAITRCFRHATGYHLEETTSHDGLKHVVWINGALAMAAALLAMQVTGTTHPPGGATALIASVMPSGVAMSWRLVYIVIISGLLMLGWAMIINNVGRRRYPTYWLSGHLLFVKSTHHRITQDELHMAAVEGRSDGFSEMDRALSNPVPEEEKLHRRASMASLASYDTSRMAALEGRNDGFAQMDRVLSGISNAPTRSWSRQTNDTRMAALEGRNDGFAQMDRVISQLSSGTTAGSPPRGRDHDGRSWSPTVARDTSSVIRDDGF, from the exons ATGGCTTCCAACGGCATcgcgcgccctcccccAGCCTTGCAAGCTGTCAATCGACACGTCTCGATGGACACGCCCTACACGAACGGATACTCTCCGCCGTCACCTCTCAAGCCGTTGCCAGCGCCCAGCGTTAGGGATCATGCCCCGTTCACATGGCACCGCGACATGCGCGAGTACCTCCCTCCCATTGTCCGCCGCTTCTTTGGGTACAGAGAACCGGGCACAAAAGCACCATAccaacccctccccttTCCACCATTTACATGGTTCGCACGCCTGCCCCTCAAGTACGAGGTGTGGCTCATGTCCTTTATCGCGTCTTTTGTGGGCATTGCGCTTATTGAAATTGTCATGATTGCGGGCTTCCCCGACGAAGGCGTAATTATGATTGTGGCAAGTTTCGGGGCGAGTGCTGTCCTGACCTTTGCGACTATCGACTCGCCTCTGGCCCAGCCAAGGCATTTAGTCGGAGGCCAAGTCGTTAGCGCGATTGCAAGTGTGGCGATCACGCGTTGTTTCCGACACGCGACGGGGTATCACCTCGAAGAGACGACGTCACATGATGGACTCAAGCACGTCGTCTGGATCAACGGCGCACTGGCAATGGCTGCGGCTCTACTTGCCATGCAGGTCACGGGGACCACGCACCCTCC tggTGGCGCGACTGCACTCATTGCCAGCGTCATGCCCTCGGGCGTGGCCATGTCCTGGCGGCTCGTGTACATTGTCATCATCAGTGGGCTCCTGATGCTGGGCTGGGCGATGATCATCAAC AACGTCGGCCGTCGTCGCTACCCAACCTACTGGCTCTCTGGCCATCTCCTCTTTGTCAAATCGACCCACCACCGCATCACGCAAGACGAACTACACATGGCTGCCGTCGAGGGTCGCAGTGACGGTTTCTCAGAGATGGACCGCGCCTTATCCAACCCGGTACCAGAAGAGGAAAAGctccaccgccgcgccagcaTGGCCTCATTGGCAAGCTAT GACACGAGCCGTATGGCCGCCCTCGAAGGCCGTAACGACGGCTTTGCACAAATGGACCGCGTGTTATCTGGAATTTCCAACGCTCCAACCCGGAGCTGGTCGCGTCAGACCAACGATACGCGCATGGCCGCACTCGAAGGACGAAACGACGGGTTCGCGCAAATGGACCGCGTCATATCCCAGCTGTCCAGTGGGACGACGGCTGGGAGCCCGCCGCGCGGTCGCGATCACGATGGCCGAAGCTGGTCACCCACAGTGGCGAGGGATACCAGCTCGGTCATCCGGGACGACGGGTTCTAG
- a CDS encoding uncharacterized protein (GAL4-like Zn(II)2Cys6 (or C6 zinc) binuclear cluster DNA-binding domain): MTIAQKCEQCAGKGLECTSNYIEQLQSKPRRPRRFRSADDKEKRWSGDEITRVSPTVPSRQLSNRSAPGGTTTSVSSDSTGTGAGPGPRMDDAMAMMSWMTPSSHPLLYTRPGKQDKVNQQADLLRYLFSPTPVLHNDWRYSDVAALEQARAKACDLWEEQSGAVWDETPSAAHLSLWAAGEVELERVGQDLVETFFQVVHSRLPILEEAQFKAMYNDPDGAMREPLSHALLAVVLAFGARFTEHATFQADREEMSGREAEPGRSRMSQLLVIRAREVVEATKAFRVATLANTQALMILEGLTGQSVMLKKQYRACNLALAARHLESMREPILHITPAWDDKLRTQLAIRMMMSFEGAFFRLPDAAVIDMVPLISQTLVSASNDDEVWLTAARAGADVCTKLCAELWVPRTAASGIPLNTLRDFVHDHSKWRDLYSSKLGLPVPWPGHWTAFTIVKILSTDVLYHALWLVAERAMADFGVQEAGEDAMSAMFSFEVKQVCERLKKEAMHSAMRIAMLSALATEQGYLRVDPLVLYRPIYDAGMFLAREGLDDCLGCIAGLRLYSAAYPQIWELAAEIEAAFFNSNTQPLLDCPPLI; the protein is encoded by the exons ATGACCATTGCTCAAAAG TGCGAGCAATGCGCTGGCAAGGGCCTCGAGTGTACATCAAACTACATCGAACAGCTTCAGAGCAAGCCGCGGCGTCCCCGACGGTTTCGCAGTGCagacgacaaggagaagcggTGGAGTGGCGATGAAATAACGCGCGTCTCCCCCACTGTGCCAAGCCGACAGCTCTCAAATCGCTCGGCTCCGGGTGGCACAACAACCTCGGTATCCAGCGACAGCACAGGAACAGGGGCGGGTCCAGGCCCACGGATGGATGA TGCAATGGCTATGATGAGCTGGATGACCCCATCATCTCATCCCTTACTGTATACCCGTCCCGGTAAGCAGGACAAGGTCAACCAGCAAGCCGATCTGCTGCGGTATCTGTTTAGTCCAACACCTGTGCTACACAATGACTGGCGCTATTCGGACGTGGCAGCGCtcgagcaggcgcgcgCCAAAGCATGCGACCTGTGGGAGGAGCAGAGCGGGGCTGTATGGGACGAGACGCCAAGTGCTGCACACCTCAGTCTCTGGGCTGCTGGCGAGGTGGAACTCGAACG TGTGGGACAAGACCTGGTGGAGACTTTCTTTCAGGTCGTGCATTCACGTTTGCCgatcctcgaggaggcccaGTTCAAGGCCATGTACAATGACCCGGACGGGGCAATGCGGGAACCACTCTCTCACGcactcctcgccgtcgtaCTCGCCTTCGGGGCACGGTTTACTGAGCACGCGACATTCCAGGCCGACCGTGAAGAGATGTCGGGCCGTGAAGCCGAGCCTGGTCGCAGCCGCATGTCACAGCTCCTCGTTATCCGCGCCCGTGAAGTCGTCGAAGCCACAAAGGCGTTCCGCGTCGCGACCCTTGCCAACACTCAGGCGCTGATGATCCTTGAGGGTTTGACTGGAC AATCTGTCATGCTCAAGAAGCAGTACCGGGCTTGCAACCTCGCTCTGGCAGCGCGGCACCTTGAGTCGATGCGTGAGCCGATCCTGCACATTACACCTGCGTGGGACGACAAGCTTCGCACGCAGCTGGCGATTCggatgatgatgagctTCGAGGGTGCGTTCTTCCGCCTACCAGATGCCGCGGTCATCGACATGGTGCCCCTCATATCCCAAACCCTCGTTTCCGCCAgcaacgacgacgaggtgtgGTTGACGGCCGCGCGGGCCGGGGCTGATGTCTGCACCAAACTGTGTGCCGAGCTGTGGGTGCCCCGCACTGCGGCAAGCGGCATCCCGCTCAACACCCTGCGCGACTTTGTGCATGACCACAGCAAATGGCGCGACCTGTACTCGTCCAAGCTCGGGCTGCCCGTTCCGTGGCCAGGACACTGGACCGCGTTCACGATTGTCAAGATCCTGAGCACGGATGTGTTGTACCACGCGCTGTGGCTGGTGGCTGAGCGTGCGATGGCCGACTTTGGGGTTCAGGAGGCCGGGGAGGACGCGATGAGCGCCATGTTCTCGTTCGAGGTGAAGCAGGTGTGCGAGCGACTCAAAAAGGAGGCGATGCACTCTGCGATGAGGATTGCGATGCTGTCTGCCCTCGCGACTGAGCAGGGATATCTGCGTGTCGATCC CCTCGTGCTGTACCGTCCGATCTACGATGCTGGCATGTTCCTCGCCCGGGAAGGGCTCGACGACTGCCTTGGCTGCATTGCGGGCCTTAGACTCTACTCGGCCGCCTATCCGCAGATATGGGAGCTGGCGGCCGAGATTGAAGCTGCGTTCTTCAATTCCAACACGCAGCCGCTGCTTGACTGCCCGCCTCTAATCTAA
- the TOK1 gene encoding uncharacterized protein (Belongs to the two pore domain potassium channel (TC 1.A.1.8) family) — protein MNEKRSNKDNDVHTGPPADDESDASQAGSDEPRGWEVFEQFLESIPIQPSDFRNFARFAPLVSAILAPLSTLLDIPALTQHWFYDNGVGVQDPIACVVLSAVGLAFNIVGNILLVLRFSSAHRSSKAVSLSLYCWIAKTIIAIVNIGYFGSLGHKNPDFTFDEGFWAGVVSVITAGIISTCLFLHYVFAFQHDSAENIKIQLTGRKFMLSITGLFVLVGFQALAFSRLEGWKYFDGIYFSMQTTLTVGYGDLVPTTTWAKILIFPFAVLTIAQLANQVSIIISFIRDRAADRRCKWRKRYSIAMHRAALQVKPYGTLIDEICLIHQIELHQQSMLQMYDLIWSFTGLIIFYVVGAACFNAMEGWGYGNAVYAVVILSTSIGLGDYTPASPGGRVFWVIYALMCVPMITSFATNSVTGIMYTLSEHKYQKTGFRLARAEDPEAFAPHSHFILKNHEKWDAARTRYNSKLATLKNDLSQGVELSKRQQQLISQLLKDPTTHHVVVEALGGVDKADLERYRNSPDAVENSGEGTRVGDSPQPKRSSEDEGGAGNQARNISNTANGPNGPNGPNAPNGPNARNNPNAESNLDLKAVAHRDNKGHSVFDDLKIDRPDADIDFKISKALIDRVSHLESQSRQMLVDTMDEGLARTVLLADRNLQIRDALHLSDFGIDLQGNYRAESESRWKEAVARHGLGDASSGEQDDMLSRVRRYRDTFAEILVLSSTLLQLQGDDLKSFERWQAGDMHREVKVCKAAKGVSNRRKKKFHRKKERKQDRQPYEGESASDAFSESEAGIERDLCPPSDRDRVKSDKKFIQVMARSVIKSADREANEERDRWMDWLADKVYDVVSDAGHRVHIRHRRSPSGRLGWVMRDHEAEDSGSETEGSQHLRRRLSRRLRRLSRGSRASSIRERPETAADGEAGSRVGSHGERGTGGGPSTAGGGKNGEEDARARAKENVKRRRAQTARRATHRRTARQSASSASSSDESHRKDAGRPRMTLREHVHDAEQEAKERHAEYKARKSENAERWNNVHVPDPKSVPLPESTDIEPPPSAVQTASNK, from the exons ATGAACGAGAAGCGGAGCAACAAGGACAATGACGTCCACACCGGCCCACCAGCCGATGACGAAAGTGATGCCTCTCAAGCAGGCTCAGACGAACCGCGCGGGTGGGAGGTTTTTGAGCAGTTTCTCGAGTCGATTCCCATCCAGCCCTCAGACTTTCGCAACTTTGCTCGCTTTGCGCCACTCGTATCGGCTATCTTGGCCCCACTCTCAACGCTCTTGGACATTCCAGCCCTGACT CAACACTGGTTCTACGATAACGGCGTTGGGGTACAGGATCCAATAGCATGCGTAGTGCTTTCCGCCGTCGGGCTCGCCTTCAACATCGTTGGCAACATTCTCTTGGTGCTCCGCTTCAGCTCGGCCCATCGCAGCTCCAAGGCTGTCAG cctcTCCCTTTACTGTTGGATCGCAAAAAccatcatcgccatcgtcaACATTGGGTACTTTGGCTCACTGGGTCACAAGAATCCCGATTTCACCTTCGACGAGGGCTTCTGGGCAGGAGTCGTGTCCGTCATCACCGCCGGCATCATTTCAACCTGTCTCTTCCTTCATTATGTATTCGCATTCCAGCACGACAGCGCCGAAAATATCAAGATCCAGCTTACGGGGCGCAAGTTTATGCTCTCCATCACTGGACTGTTTGTGCTCGTCGGCTTCCAAGCGCTCGCCTTCTCCCGCCTCGAAGGCTGGAAGTACTTTGACGGCATCTACTTCTCCATGCAAACGACCCTCACAGTCGGGTACGGCGACCTAGTACCCACTACGACATGGGCCAAGATCCTCATCTTCCCGTTCGCTGTCCTTACGATTGCCCAGCTTGCCAACCAGGTTTCCATCATCATCAGCTTTATCAGGGACCGCGCGGCAGATCGCCGTTGCAAGTGGCGCAAGCGATACTCGATTGCAATGCACCGCGCCGCTCTGCAGGTCAAGCCATATGGGACCCTTATCGACGAGATCTGCCTCATCCACCAGATCGAGCTGCACCAGCAGAG CATGCTGCAGATGTACGACCTCATCTGGTCGTTTACCGGCCTCATAATCTTTTacgtcgtcggcgcagCATGCTTCAACGCAATGGAGGGTTGGGGCTACGGCAACGCTGTATACGCTGTCGTAATTCTTTCGACCTCGATCGGCCTGGGTGACTACacgccggcgtcgccaGGCGGCCGAGTCTTCTGGGTCATATACGCATTGATGTGCGTGCCCATGATCACGAGCTTCGCCACCAACTCGGTCACTGGTATT ATGTACACCCTCTCGGAACACAAATATCAGAAGACCGGGTTCCGGCTGGCGAGAGCAGAGGACCCCGAGGCGTTCGCGCCTCATTCGCACTTCATCCTCAAGAACCACGAGAAGTGGGATGCCGCACGGACACGGTACAACTCCAAGCTTGCTACGCTCAAGAATGACTTGTCGCAGGGCGTGGAGTTATCCAAGCGACAGCAGCAGCTCATCTCACAGCTCCTGAAAGACCCGACGACCCACCAcgtggtcgtcgaggccctTGGTGGTGTGGACAAGGCCGACCTGGAGCGGTACCGGAACAGCCCCGATGCTGTAGAGAACAGCGGCGAGGGGACGCGCGTGGGCGATTCGCCGCAGCCAAAGCGCTCATCCGAGGATGAAGGCGGGGCGGGCAATCAAGCACGCAATATCTCCAACACCGCCAACGGCCCCAACGGCCCCAACGGTCCCAACGCACCCAACGGTCCCAACGCCCGCAACAACCCCAACGCCGAATCCAACCTAGACCTAAAGGCAGTCGCTCACCGGGACAACAAAGGACATTCGGTGTTCGACGACCTCAAAATCGACAGGCCCGACGCGGACATCGACTTCAAGATCTCCAAAGCGCTCATCGACCGTGTGTCGCATCTCGAGTCGCAATCCCGCCAAATGCTGGTGGACACAATGGACGAGGGTCTAGCACGCACAGTCTTACTGGCAGACCGGAACT TACAAATtcgcgacgcgctgcaCCTCTCCGATTTCGGGATCGACTTGCAAGGCAACTACCGCGCTGAATCCGAGAGCAGGTGGAAGGAGGCTGTGGCTCGGCATGGCCTTGGCGATGCCAGTTCCGGTGAGCAGGACGACATGCTTTCACGCGTCAGGCGGTACCGTGACACATTTGCGGAGATCCTCGTGTTGAGCAGCACGCTGCTGCAGCTGCAAGGGGATGACTTGAAATCCTTCGAGCGCTGGCAGGCGGGCGACATGCACCGCGAAGTCAAGGTCTGCAAGGCCGCAAAGGGCGTCTCCAAtaggaggaagaagaagttCCATCggaagaaggagcgcaAGCAAGACCGCCAGCCGTACGAGGGGGAGTCCGCTTCCGATGCCTTCTCTGAGAGCGAGGCTGGCATCGAGCGCGATCTGTGTCCCCCCTCGGACCGAGA CCGTGTCAAGAGCGACAAAAAGTTCATACAGGTCATGGCCCGCTCGGTCATCAAGTCAGCGGACCGCGAAGCGAACGAAGAGCGCGACAGGTGGATGGACTGGCTCGCGGACAAGGTGTACGACGTCGTCAGCGACGCCGGCCACCGCGTGCATATCCGACACCGCCGGAGTCCCAGTGGGCGTTTGGGCTGGGTCATGAGAGACCATGAAGCTGAAGACAGTGGGAGCGAGACTGAAGGGAGCCAGCACCTACGCAGGCGGCTGAGCAGACGGCTGCGCCGGCTCAGTCGGGGCAGTCGGGCTAGCTCGATACGCGAGCGCCCGGAGACAGCTGCAGACGGAGAGGCCGGATCTCGCGTCGGCAGCCACGGGGAACGGGGGACAGGTGGTGGGCCCAGCACcgcaggcggcggcaagaacggagaggaggacgcgcgcgcccgtGCTAAGGAGAATGTAaagcgccggcgcgcgcagacggcgaggcgcgcgacacACCGCCGTACCGCGCGGCAGTCGGCTTCCTCCGCGTCGTCTTCTGATGAGTCGCATCGTAAGGACGCCGGCCGACCGCGGATGACGCTGCGCGAGCACGTTCACGACGCGGAACAGGAAGCAAAAGAGCGACACGCGGAGTACAAGGCGCGCAAAAGCGAGAACGCGGAGCGGTGGAATAATGTGCACGTGCCGGACCCGAAGTCGGTGCCACTGCCAGAGTCGACGGACATCGAGCCGCCTCCGAGCGCTGTCCAGACGGCCTCTAACAAGTAA
- the SOG2 gene encoding uncharacterized protein (RAM signalling pathway protein), translating to MARTSAAPALPSSASIPSLPVALPPPSGRIRSNSNISGRLSSSGRLSPAALDLLQTPHPNRDPNRDRGALEPVPAMPTPPERYTGRERERKGSHPAPPERPPERNTSLPALLVPAPSVAVQPPSSSQPSAAAPPSLSPSQAAPQPTTPHTPANPPHVAYDRSAVVTPPPRPPRGPLRSPGAPRSPSMPSITTELSLSSKSKSVQLCRRALEHSKDNGDTLDISRDRKLDRIDGEMVDFFRTQTGREKRGVWRLALSYNALRDGSLVASFSKLNRLRYLNLKGNDLTAVPSPLLELASLEILDLSKNQITALPERPGRLAHLKVLSLSHNKISILPTYLAEFRYLKVFKVDHNPIASPPRDVLGPLIEVDVGQSVSESGEKESKSSAAQRNEEDLKPWIEGLRRYLRDEIAREAEAEAAAAAAEQATVEDATVKGVSDEDPTVAAPLLTGYDMPMVSAEPASYVPPPPSDSGSSQVTMKPWAPPTEEGRATPHLSSPETGIGQRNGGGTGSSDSLIPTASSSLSLPSHPFRHDRSTSFSSVTPPVSASTSSSASAQQAKFPHAPPAIPNGHTRGASYTATQRHSGTLTAKKSLPDLRQSHAKIIEERRGEAKDELRPLGLGIGQQRWQSKLQRPFEETKPPPRPLKMTTDAMPSRAPPLPNMVDRRDSQDGPTVDESRNSYFRRLSTLPPSTISKQVSPAMLMFVDSIRGILFALTQTHTALRQYLNFAVPDHVATTFARYMQPAGEYVAHLINALDRFDSMSRRPTPPASAIRGVVESAKETIKVFAKLVAVLRMQTPAFRDADARYTRSLLLSIYGGMNEIAHAWRTMLPLLTEMRPVLHPESSPFRLAPPMSQSSSMTGRTPISPILEQGETTPARSTLAPTAMPPVGTSPRSKSRRHAGSFSAQDVEKGMLMGSPVSQRHEWPGPDMGRIFEGAEGEGTDVPPFPLHAEPEPPADTPPSARAAGHAPTLSGSSFQSARNMSFDVRPPTPASATLFDDDLLDQIELATEVAFNVWLKVASEIGTADAPYTHSKADSAGSVNSQRLLSASDGRRPPSIPARQYSELVAALGSAEQVTASLKETLAGLRANPFAPTPWPLHDHAQGFIKTVVRVMEQLRAVMVRYAFSTSTRQLLSRLAQLARECAILIQVSSHRPTNSHPTSHASSHAGSQAGSIGGIGGLNGPVILSPSVSRCIAGMDLSSSEDPAPAGLRGLHLPARHGLRNGSVGRRD from the exons ATGGCCCGAAcaagcgccgcgccggcgctgcCCAGCTCAGCGTCAattccctctctccccgTCGCGCTCCCTCCGCCATCAGGCCGTATACGGTCCAACTCAAATATCTCGGGCCGCCTGAGTTCGAGCGGCCGTCTCTCGcctgccgccctcgacctgctgCAGACGCCGCATCCCAACAGGGACCCGAACCGTGATCGCGGCGCATTGGAGCCTGTACCTGCCATGCCCACGCCTCCAGAGCGCTATACTGGCCGAGAGCGTGAGCGGAAAGGCTCGCACCCAGCTCCACCAGAGCGGCCACCAGAACGCAATACCAGCTTACCAGCGTTACTGGTCCCAGCTCCCTCCGTCGCTGTGCAACCCCCGTCTTCTTCCCAACCGTCCGCGGCTGCCCcgccctctctctctccctcccagGCCGCACCCCAACCCACTACGCCTCACACCCCAGCCAACCCTCCCCACGTCGCCTATGACCGCAGCGCAGTCGTCACaccgccacctcgaccgcctcgcggGCCACTCCGATCACCCGGCGCACCGCGGTCGCCATCGATGCCGAGCATCACCACTGAGCTGAGCCTGAGCtccaagtccaagtcgGTGCAGCTTTGCCGGCGCGCTCTCGAGCACTCGAAAGACAACGgcgacacgctcgacaTCAGCAGAGaccgcaagctcgaccgcATTGACGGCGAGATGGTTGACTTCTTCCGTACTCAGACAGGGCGCGAGAAACGCGGCGTGTGGCGCCTAGCACTCAGCTACAacgcgctgcgcgacggGTCTCTGGTCGCGTCCTtctccaagctcaacaGACTTCGATACCTCAACCTCAAAGGGAACGACCTCACTGCCGTCCCATCGCCGCTGCTGGAGCTTGCGTCGCTCGAGATTCTGGATTTGTCCAAGAACCAGATCACGGCGCTGCCAGAGCGGCCCGGCCGCCTTGCCCACCTCAAGGTGCTTTCGCTGTCCCACAACAAGATCTCGATACTGCCCACGTATCTCGCCGAGTTCCGGTACCTCAAAGTGTTCAAGGTCGACCACAACCCCATTGCGTCGCCACCGCGAGACGTGCTCGGCCCGTTGATCGAAGTTGATGTGGGCCAGTCGGTGAGCGAAAGtggcgagaaggagagcaAGAGCTCCGCCGCGCAGCGCAACGAGGAGGATCTCAAACCGTGGATCGAAGGGTTGCGCCGGTATCTTCGGGATGAGATCGCCAGGGAAGCCGAAGcagaggcggcggcggccgccgccgaacAGGCCACAGTCGAAGACGCCACCGTCAAGGGTGTTTCAGATGAGGACCCAACTGTCGCAGCTCCTTTGTTGACTGGGTACGA CATGCCGATGGTCAGCGCCGAGCCAGCATCATatgttcctcctccaccttcaGATTCTGGTTCGTCCCAGGTGACGATGAAGCCATGGGCACCACCGACAGAGGAGGGCCGTGCAACCCCGCATTTGTCGTCACCCGAAACAGGGATTGGGCAAAGGAATGGAGGAGGGACTGGATCCAGCGACAGTCTCATTCCCACTGCATCCTCTTCATTGTCTCTCCCTTCACACCCATTCCGGCACGACCGCTCCACATCCTTCTCATCAGTCACCCCACCCGTCTCCGCATCCACCTCATCATCTGCTTCCGCCCAGCAGGCCAAGTTCCCCCACGCCCCACCCGCCATCCCAAACGGACACACTCGCGGCGCAAGCTACACCGCGACGCAGCGGCACAGCGGCACGCTCACCGCTAAGAAGTCATTACCCGACCTGCGACAGAGCCACGCCAAGATTATTGAGGAACGGAGAGGCGAGGCAAAGGACGAGCTACGTCCGCTCGGTCTGGGGATAGGCCAGCAGCGTTGGCAAAGTAAGCTTCAGCGGCCGTTCGAGGAGACCAaacctccaccacgcccTCTCAAGATGACGACGGACGCGATGCCCAGCCGTGCGCCGCCGTTACCAAACATGGTCGACCGACGCGACAGTCAGGACGGCCCGACCGTCGACGAGTCGCGCAACTCGTACTTCCGGCGCCTCTCCACCCTTCCCCCGTCGACAATCTCGAAACAGGTGTCGCCTGCGATGCTCATGTTTGTGGACTCGATTCGCGGCATCCTCTTCGCGCTCACGCAGACACACACCGCCCTGCGCCAGTACCTGAACTTTGCGGTGCCCGACCACGTCGCGACGACGTTTGCGCGCTACATGCAGCCTGCAGGCGAGTACGTCGCGCACTTAATCAACGCGCTTGATCGCTTCGACTCCATGTCGCGCCGCCCGACGCCTCCAGCCAGTGCAATCCGCGGTGTGGTCGAGAGTGCGAAGGAGACGATCAAGGTGTTTGCCAAACTCGTCGCCGTGCTGCGCATGCAGACTCCGGCGttccgcgacgccgacgctcGCTACACACGTTCCCTTCTTCTCTCCATCTACGGCGGCATGAATGAGATCGCGCATGCATGGCGCACCATGCTTCCCCTCCTGACGGAGATGCGGCCGGTTCTCCACCCTGAGAGTTCACCGTTCCGTCTAGCGCCGCCAATGTCCCAGTCGAGCAGCATGACGGGCCGCACACCCATCTCCCCTATTCTGGAGCAGGGCGAAACCACAcccgcgcgctcgacccTCGCTCCGACCGCCATGCCACCCGTGGGAACAAGCCCCCGCTCGAAATCCCGCCGGCACGCGGGCTCGTTCTCGGCCCAGGACGTTGAGAAGGGGATGCTGATGGGCTCGCCAGTGAGCCAGCGACACGAGTGGCCTGGGCCCGACATGGGCCGTATcttcgagggcgcggagggcgagggtACCGACGTTCCACCCTTCCCTCTgcacgccgagcccgaACCACCGGCGGACAcaccgccgagcgcgcgcgcagcggGACACGCGCCGACTCTCTCTGGCAGTTCGTTCCAGAGCGCACGCAACATGAGCTTTGACGTGCGCCCGCCAACACCAGCCAGCGCGACGCtcttcgacgacgacctgctcgaTCAGATAGAGCTGGCCACGGAGGTTGCGTTCAACGTGTGGCTCAAGGTTGCTAGCGAGATCGGCACGGCAGACGCGCCCTACACACACAGTAAAGCGGACAGCGCGGGAAGCGTGAACAGCCAACGCCTCTTGAGTGCCAGtgatggacgacgaccaccCTCCATCCCGGCACGACAGTACTCTGAGCTGGTTGCGGCTCTCGGTTCCGCCGAACAGGTGACTGCCAGCTTGAAGGAGACGCTCGCCGGATTGCGGGCGAACCCGTTCGCCCCGACCCCGTGGCCGCTACACGACCACGCGCAGGGGTTCATCAAGACGGTCGTGCGGGTGATGGAACAGCTGCGAGCCGTCATGGTCCGATACGCGTTCAGTACATCCACGCGACAGTTGCtctcgcgcctcgcccagctgGCGAGAGAGTGCGCCATCCTTATCCAGGTTAGCTCGCACCGGCCGACCAACTCGCACCCCACGTCACACGCCAGTTCACATGCTGGCTCACAGGCCGGAAGTATTGGCGGCATTGGGGGATTGAACGGACCCGTCATCCTCTCGCCATCTGTCTCCCGTTGCATTGCCGGAATGGATTTGAGCAGCAGTGAGGATCCTGCACCAGCCGGCCTTAGGGGGTTGCATCTCCCTGCCCGGCATGGGTTGCGGAACGGCTCGGTCGGACGACGCGATTAG